A window of the Thalassophryne amazonica chromosome 11, fThaAma1.1, whole genome shotgun sequence genome harbors these coding sequences:
- the cltb gene encoding clathrin light chain B isoform X2, which produces MADNGAHPAEEDPAAAFLAQQESEIAGIENDGEGFGTLVGACDQQEQQQEQQGQQQQQPNYEFFQEEPATLNGDLFQEANGPTDSYAAIAQVDHQRQEPESLRKWREEQKARLEALDLASKAAEAEWREKAKKELEDWHIHQNEQMEKNKANNRLCPSLARASEETFLAESDGDSPGSPWERVARLCDFNPKTNKQSKDVSRMRSVLISLKQMPLIR; this is translated from the exons ATGGCTGACAACGGAGCGCACCCGGCTGAAGAGGACCCAGCAGCGGCTTTCCTGGCTCAGCAAGAGAGTGAGATAGCGGGGATCGAAAACGATGGAGAGGGCTTCGGGACGTTGGTCGGAGCGTGCGatcaacaagaacaacaacaagaacagcaggggcaacagcagcagcagcctaaCTACG AGTTTTTCCAGGAAGAACCTGCTACACTGAACGGGGATCTGTTTCAG GAGGCCAATGGCCCAACAGACTCTTATGCAGCTATCGCCCAGGTGGATCATCAGAGGCAAGAGCCAGAAAGTTTACGCAAGTGGAGGGAGGAACAGAAGGCACGGCTTGAAGCATTAG ATTTAGCATCCAAGGCAGCAGAGGCAGAGTGGCGAGAGAAAGCCAAAAAGGAGCTGGAGGACTGGCACATACACCAGAATGAGCAGATGGAGAAGAACAAGGCCAACAACAG GCTATGTCCAAGTCTGGCACG AGCTTCAGAGGAGACTTTCCTGGCGGAGAGCGATGGCGACAGTCCAGGATCCCCGTGGGAGAGAGTAGCTCGTCTGTGCGACTTCAATCCTAAAACCAACAAACAGTCAAAGGATGTGTCTCGGATGCGTTCTGTCCTCATTTCGCTCAAACAGATGCCTCTCATTCGCTAG
- the cltb gene encoding clathrin light chain B isoform X3 codes for MADNGAHPAEEDPAAAFLAQQESEIAGIENDGEGFGTLVGACDQQEQQQEQQGQQQQQPNYEFFQEEPATLNGDLFQEANGPTDSYAAIAQVDHQRQEPESLRKWREEQKARLEALDLASKAAEAEWREKAKKELEDWHIHQNEQMEKNKANNRASEETFLAESDGDSPGSPWERVARLCDFNPKTNKQSKDVSRMRSVLISLKQMPLIR; via the exons ATGGCTGACAACGGAGCGCACCCGGCTGAAGAGGACCCAGCAGCGGCTTTCCTGGCTCAGCAAGAGAGTGAGATAGCGGGGATCGAAAACGATGGAGAGGGCTTCGGGACGTTGGTCGGAGCGTGCGatcaacaagaacaacaacaagaacagcaggggcaacagcagcagcagcctaaCTACG AGTTTTTCCAGGAAGAACCTGCTACACTGAACGGGGATCTGTTTCAG GAGGCCAATGGCCCAACAGACTCTTATGCAGCTATCGCCCAGGTGGATCATCAGAGGCAAGAGCCAGAAAGTTTACGCAAGTGGAGGGAGGAACAGAAGGCACGGCTTGAAGCATTAG ATTTAGCATCCAAGGCAGCAGAGGCAGAGTGGCGAGAGAAAGCCAAAAAGGAGCTGGAGGACTGGCACATACACCAGAATGAGCAGATGGAGAAGAACAAGGCCAACAACAG AGCTTCAGAGGAGACTTTCCTGGCGGAGAGCGATGGCGACAGTCCAGGATCCCCGTGGGAGAGAGTAGCTCGTCTGTGCGACTTCAATCCTAAAACCAACAAACAGTCAAAGGATGTGTCTCGGATGCGTTCTGTCCTCATTTCGCTCAAACAGATGCCTCTCATTCGCTAG
- the cltb gene encoding clathrin light chain B isoform X1 → MADNGAHPAEEDPAAAFLAQQESEIAGIENDGEGFGTLVGACDQQEQQQEQQGQQQQQPNYEFFQEEPATLNGDLFQEANGPTDSYAAIAQVDHQRQEPESLRKWREEQKARLEALDLASKAAEAEWREKAKKELEDWHIHQNEQMEKNKANNRIADKAFYKQPNSDVIGFVASEETFLAESDGDSPGSPWERVARLCDFNPKTNKQSKDVSRMRSVLISLKQMPLIR, encoded by the exons ATGGCTGACAACGGAGCGCACCCGGCTGAAGAGGACCCAGCAGCGGCTTTCCTGGCTCAGCAAGAGAGTGAGATAGCGGGGATCGAAAACGATGGAGAGGGCTTCGGGACGTTGGTCGGAGCGTGCGatcaacaagaacaacaacaagaacagcaggggcaacagcagcagcagcctaaCTACG AGTTTTTCCAGGAAGAACCTGCTACACTGAACGGGGATCTGTTTCAG GAGGCCAATGGCCCAACAGACTCTTATGCAGCTATCGCCCAGGTGGATCATCAGAGGCAAGAGCCAGAAAGTTTACGCAAGTGGAGGGAGGAACAGAAGGCACGGCTTGAAGCATTAG ATTTAGCATCCAAGGCAGCAGAGGCAGAGTGGCGAGAGAAAGCCAAAAAGGAGCTGGAGGACTGGCACATACACCAGAATGAGCAGATGGAGAAGAACAAGGCCAACAACAG GATTGCTGACAAGGCTTTCTACAAACAGCCTAACTCTGATGTTATAGGCTTTGT AGCTTCAGAGGAGACTTTCCTGGCGGAGAGCGATGGCGACAGTCCAGGATCCCCGTGGGAGAGAGTAGCTCGTCTGTGCGACTTCAATCCTAAAACCAACAAACAGTCAAAGGATGTGTCTCGGATGCGTTCTGTCCTCATTTCGCTCAAACAGATGCCTCTCATTCGCTAG